DNA from Denticeps clupeoides chromosome 7, fDenClu1.1, whole genome shotgun sequence:
AAACACatgaataaaatcacatttacaaaaagataaaacaaaTCACATAATGGCACGAAACAGACACCCACTGAGACTCCGCATGGATGGTTAGGCTCCCACAGGCAGTGGAATGACTTCCCAGTTAAAGGGAACACATTTGATGGGATGGAGGAGTTTATTCTGAAATTTCCATTTTCTCCTGTTTCACAGGgtctattaaaaaataaaaataatgaatgtgaTGTCCAGTCACTAGCTTTtataacaaatgaataaaaagtacTCGTACCAGACTCTCCTTCCTTAACCCTCTCTTGGACACACTTCTTGATTTCCAACCCAATGGCTTTGGCAAGAGGCGGCGGCACAGCATTACCCACCTGGAAAAACCGCATGAATGTGAGCCTTCTGCttaaaaaggggtgtggcaCATTTCATTAAGTCCCTACAGTAGTCATATTACGGTACCTGCCGGTGCTTGTCCAGAATGTTTCCAAAGAAGCGGTAGGTGTCTGGGAATCCTTGTGAGCGTGCACACTCTCTGACACTCACCACACGGTGCTGCTCAGCATGCAAAACTCGACCCTGTTAAAGCACATGCGGACTTTTAAAACAAACAGCAAGGCGAAATATTGGTTCCACTACACCAGTCTATCTGGACCCCTACCTGCTTGCCCATAGGCTCAGGGTTGGTGACCGTGGTGCTGAAGAATCCGTCCCACTCCAGTCGCCCGTACAGTCCAGCCCAGTGGTTGTGGCGGTTGCCAGTGTGGGGCAAGCACCATGGGATCAGGGTGTTGAACTGCCGGTCTGCCGGATCACAAGGCTTCCCTGGGGGTCAAAAAAGGTAGAGAAACCTGACTAGCATGATCCAGAAACACCACAATCTCAACCACACCCAATTGAACACAAAAGTATAAGGGAGGTGAAAGGATTGGTTTCTTATTTGGGTTGGATGAGTGTACTGGATGCAGATAAAATCTGTACAACAGGTCACTGCGTTGCCAGCGCTAAGCCACACAAACTTGACTGATTTCAGGATTGTTCCTGTGATTTGGTATTACCATAAAGTGAAAGCGGACACATTCAGAGCAAGAAACACGTTGAAGAATTTGTTAAGTATTCCAATAATTAATGAACGTGTAAATATTGACCAACCCCCCCCACGAGTAATGTCTGCTCACATTACCTCCAGCACAGGTACACACTCCCCTCAGCGCTCCTGTGCTGCTTCGGCCGTTCTTTTTGTCAGGGTGTGTGTAGCGCAGCTTCTTAGTCATGGTCCCGTCCTTCAACCGGACCTCAATGTTCGGGAGGTCTCTCCAGTCCGAACCAGGAGCCAGGGGTATGTGGCGCATTCGGGCCGCCACAAGAGCGCTCATGTCCTTGACGCACAAACGCCGTAGTTAAAAACCAGCAAAAGCACCAGACCCACAGCCATTACAGGTGGCTCCCTCTACTGGCTGAAGGAGcttaaagccacacacacaccttgcaaATGTGGTCCCTCAGAATCGGCTGGTACTGAGAGCCACGGATCTGCCTCTGGAACCAGGACTGTGGCTCGCCGTTGTAGGATATCTCCAGGGCCGCTGCCCCGTTGCGAATCTCAGGGAGATCAGACATGGTGTCTCGCACAGTGATCGTGCGATAAATACCACCGTTGCCTCTGAAAACAGTTATTCAGTATAAGTGCTGCAGACGCTAATATTTCCAAAGAAAATTATTGAGTGGGTTAAAGACTTCTTACCGAGTCACATTGGAGACGTATTTCTTGTCATCCACCACCACGCTAAGGGAACACGCTCGTGGGGCAAACACATGAAGGGGCTCAGGGTAGCGGGGAAGCTTCTCCCCTGGGGCAGCTGCCAGAATAATTGCCCTGCGCCTCGTCTGGGCAACACCATACTGCCCTGCCTGAGAAATCAGTCGCAAAAGAAGATGGTTCGCTGGGTTGCACAGATCAGCAGCGGTCACCTCAAGAAAAAGGAGTAACCTTGTAACACCAAAACGTACCTGAAGCACCCCGAAAGTACACTGGTACCCCATTCTCACAAGGCAGCGGAGTGTCAGCTTGAGCACCATGGAGCGCTTGAATGACACAAAGTTCCTCACGTTTTCAAGCAGGAAGAACTTTGGCCTGTAGTAGTCACAGTAACTGAAAGGTGGGGAGAGGTAGGTAAGCGGAGAGCCcctttattataataaaaaacaataaagcatgttacattttaaattcttcACCTCAGATAGGACACAACCAGAGAGTTCTTGAACTTTGAGTAAGTGCGAGAGTTGAAGCGGTTCATGCCACTGAAGCCTTGGCATGGAGGCCCTCCACAGAGCATCTCCACATCACCCTTCTGGGGCAGTTTTTGGCCCAGAGAGTTGGTCTTCTCTCCAGACATGACCAGCTTCAGCAGTACGTTGCAGTCCTCTGTGAACACCGTGGTGCCAGGGTTGTTGAGCCTGAACGCCTGCGCTGCTGGGTCCCACATCTCAATGGCCCACAAAGTTTCAGAGATACCTGAGCAACCAAAATCAAAATGGATCCTCTCGCATTACaaggaaataaatataaaaataggcTGGAGGGAGCATTGAAAATGAAAGCTCACCTGCTTGGTGAAAACCTTCAGACAGACCACCACAGCCAGAAAAGACATCCAATGTGCGCAGTTTGGGCACCTTGGCCTCCTTGTTCTCCTGGTCTGCAGAGTCTTGTGAAGAACCGGCTGATTTCCCTTTTCCTTTCCCTAAGGAGAAATTAAACAgtttcttacacatttttacaaaacttCTATGATGTTCAAGGCAAATTTTAATGAACATCTGTGGTTTAaccagaaaattgttaaaacTATTCAACCCCGAAATGCTTGACTTAAATCCTCCAAGTTGGCACAGGCCTGAGCGAGTAAAATTGACCCAGTCAGGGCCGATCCAATATTAGaggctgtaatttacatgactaaAGTGGACACGTGGCTGAGAAAATTCTGGAATATGCAAGCAACACATGCAGCACCACAGGACATGGTTCACCACAAAGCTGATACTATGAGATGTGCAGTTTTAaacatatatgcatgtataaataaaaagcataagACTGCATTAGAAACCATGTACTTTGTTATACAtggatttcaatgacttttccaaaatttaaatgtttttttgtattcaacGGCCTGAAATTCTGTGACTTTcacaggtttttaatgaccataggAACCTTTGCAGAGGGCATGTGGACAGGAGTGACATGGTCACATTTTTGCACACATCACAGACCTTTGCCCTTGCCTTTTCCCTTGCCCTTGTTCACCACACCACGAGCATGATTGGGAGGATCTTCAAAGCTCTTGGTCCTGTAATTATAGGCCTGAGGACAAAAGCACATTACTTTAAAAACCTGTACTCTAAACACTCAAAATACAACATGGCGTTACAAGTACAAAAACCCACAGATCACCCTTAAATGCCTGTCTGTGGCGAAGACTTCTGGAAACTGAATTAAAACTGGAAAAATCACCACATCAGCGAAATCACTAAAGCTGTACATGCCTTATTATGATCCAATTAGAACTGGAATTTTAGCTGTTTTACTGAAGCGGGATTCTCAGTAGCAGAATTTATAAACTAATCCATACAGTAAACTAATGAATGTTAAACGCTGACTGCAGGCATGACCGAGGACTCCTTTCAGATTGGAAAATGAAAAATCTAGCATACATTTCATGTATGTGGTCATAAACAGTAGCTTTGGTGACTAAGACCTGTGATTCAACGCAAACATTCTGTAAATTCAACTAATGCATTTGCTTCAAATGCCCACTTTGGGCATTTTGAAACCAATTCTGATTGAGTCAAGGAATGAACATCACCTCCAAAAAATAGAAGCGGTCTGGCCCTCCACTGGAATACTCCTGAACACTCTCAACCAGGTCTTCGCCATATTCCACCCGACAGCGTCCCTGCAAATCTGCCATGTCCACTGCGACCTCCTCGTCACTCCAGTAGAGCTGATTTATATCGGTGTGGTAACCTGCCTTCAGGCCCTTGTGAGTGTTCTCCGGCCTGAGCCACAGCAAAAAAgcggatttaaaaaaaaaaaattaaaattcccTTGTTGAAAGTTGTCTTCTGTTATGGACAGAAGGAACCTACCGGTAAAATTTATAGAGGCGCAGCTTGACCTCAGAAGTGCTGGTCTTGTTGTTGCTGCGCTTGTGGCTGCAGTAGATCTCCTTAATTCGGCCAACGCGAAAGGGCTCCGGTGCATCCAGGTTGGAGCCCTTTATGTAGTCGGAGGATTTCCTGTAGTACTCCGGATAGAGTTCCTCATCCACAAAGTCCTTTCTATGGGAGCGCTTCACCGGGCTTGCAGCCTTGACCCTGCAACGAGGCACACAGAGAGGACTTGCCCACAGCTACGCACAACGGGACCCGGAGATGAAGCGTTCTTTAAAAAGATCTTTACCCGAATGAGAACTTATCAGGCAGGAGGTAGACCCCATCGCCAACACGGTACTGCTCCCCCTTCAAACAGGCCAGGGCATAGTAGGTTTTCGAATCCCCCTCCTCCAGAGGTTCAAATGCACGAGGAGTCTCCTGCTCCGCACGCTCGGCAGCCCGGGTGCAGCTGGCACAAAAGCTGAAGAGACCAGTAAGGTTAGTTACAAATGGACAAATGCCCTAAAGAGGGAAAAAGAGGCTCGTCCACAGAAACCTACGTGTACTTTGAGTCCTCTGATGGTGTGACTTCTGGTGGCGTTTCAAACCGGGCAAATTCACTCTCATGCCACAGCTGATAGAAGAAGCTCTTGCCATCATCCTCGATCACCTTCATGTCATCGTCCACACCGCCCTAATTTAGGAAAGAACGGTTCTAGGTTACACATGCTAGTTTCTTAAGACCACAAAATGTGTAAACGGACCAATGGCCCCCTACCTCCATGAACCAGTTCTCTGAAGGAGCCTTGTACAAAACATTGACTTTGCCATGGATGTAGCTCAGGGGCATGTCCTCACATTCATCCACGAGGAAGATCTCCAAGGGGTCTGACGACTCTCCCAGCACAGTGTCTGTACCACGGCAGAACCAGTGGGCGTGGAACATCTTCTCTTCCCCATCCCACAAAGCTGTGATCCTGGAAGCACAGAAAATAGAATAAACGGCTGAAACAATTAGAGAAGTACTGAATTATCTGAAATGAAATCGTGTGTAGACCGCTATTCTCTACCTGGCCAGATAGAGGGGTTTGGACGGATCATCTGGACTAACGGACACACAGTCTCCGACCTCCAGCACCTCATTGTCCAAAGAGACCTTCATATAATACCCCTTTTTACCCTGCAACAGTAAATCAAGGAGAAATTAAACCCCATATTTGAAACTACAGGGAGGTGAAGTCAGATCCACgaataatttgaatatttagGGAGGAAATTGCAAGCCAGAATTACTCCACACCTCAACTTGTTCCCCGACCCAGGAGATCTTGCTCTTgttctgtttcttcttttttgcctGGGACATCTTTTTTGAGTCGGATTTCAGAATAGGCAGATCTTCATCTACATTATCATCCTCATCTGCCTCCTTCAGAGCCAGGTTGGGACATCTGTTGGAAACAAAAAGTAGTAAAAGATAAGATGTATAAATACTGTAGATGCACCATATTTCACCAGTAAATATGGACTAATCCAGAAAGATATGAATTTGCTAATAATGACATTAAAATTGGGCAATCATAAAACAAACCCACCCCATCTTAATATTCCCTTCTCTACACACATGGAAGTGTTCATGAGGGTCTGGGACTCATTACGGTACTCATTTTGTAAACATGCTGACAAGTTAGAATGAGCTCACTAGAACACACTGTTCTCGAACAAAACCCACCAAAAGGAGCAGAGATGCTGGCCAAGTAAAGCAAACTGCAGAAGCGATTGGccaggaaggggagggggagaaaGAAAACCTACCTCCTCTTATGGCAGCCTTGTTTGTTGCGGCCACTGCCACCAAACTTAACCATGTCTTTACAGGCTGGACACTTCCCACAGTCTGGAGCTTGGCacaccttttaaaataaaaatcccaaaCAAGGCTCAAAATTAAATCTCAAATTTCACCACCTACACCACATTTCATGCCAAGAACTGGCTGTACAAACATGGAAGCAGGACATAAAACCACATGCAATTAACAGTCAAAGTGAAAGTCCACAGAGAGAAGATTGTTCACGCAAGATATTAAAAGCGGCGCAGTCAATGACCTGCCTCACCTCACATACACCACAGCGCTGTCGCTTCGCACCTCCATCCTTATCATTCTGGTCAATTTGGTCAGAAAAAAAGGTGTCAAAGATCTGGTACACCAgcttggtggtagtagctttGGTTGGGCCCTTATTGTCCTTCTCAATCTTTGTGGGGTGACGAACGGCCTGCCTCCTTGCTGCTCTCCTGAAgggagaaatatatatatttttttaaaagtagcGTACGCTTACTTGACACCATTTCAGtgaagataaaaagaaaagcacacaAGCAGAAATGGTGCCATGCAGATCAAGATGGCAAACAATAGACAAAAGCCATTAGAGCTGGGCGATGGACTAAACTCTGATTAAAACTTCCACATCAGTAGAACGGAGGATGACACTAGACTTGACACAAATAAGCTCGTCATCCGAAGATGCTACAAAGCCATATCCTAGTTATTAGGACTAAAGGCAtgagatttattattatttttaaatgttaaggTGTGTGGGGGATGGGATTAAATCATAAGCAAAATGATAATCAAAATAAATTGAAACCTGGTCTTGGTTTGATTTGAATCACCCACCACTAGCAGCCATACATGACTGGGCATCAATTTTGTGGATGTTATCACTTCACAGGCCACAACCACTTGGATGCATTCAAATAAGGGTTCACCTACCAGTACAGCAGCATGCTGCATTAAAGAACGTCAGAGGGACTGTTAGACACATAAGGACGGGTGCAAAAACCACCACCAGATGGCtttcacacaaataaataaataaataaaaaccttggACATTTAACAGCCTCTAGAAATGGGGGAGGGGGCTGTTTTGTGACCAGGCATGCAGGGGTAAAAGTTGCATGGACAAtccaaaatggaaaaagacaaTTAGGTCAAGAAAGctctataaaaataaataaataaataaataaaataaaaaaagaaacttggAAAGGGCAGGGGTCTGGACAACAGGGCTACATTAGCAAGTGGATTAACTGATCATTTAATGTGATTATATGAATAGATTACATAAACCATATAAAAACAGATCGTGGTGAGAGTCATGACGTTGAATGTACTGTGAGCAAAGCGTGGTTTTGattatatacaaatacatttcctTAGTTTGAAATGGCAATGCTCCAATTCAAACCCTTTACAAAAGAGGTAAAATGTGAAAGGTACAGAAAATAAATCCCACTAGAATACCCAGAGCATCTAAATAGACATCCACCATCTCAGTCACAGGGGCAACTCAAATATGTCAAACCACAGAGATTCCCTGCCACCTACCTCTTTCCCAGGGTAACACCAGCAAGTTTGATCAGGTCCCTCATGCAGGGCGTGACTATGATGGGCTGCTCGTCTGAGTCCCCAGCCTCATCGTAGCTCTCCACCTGCTCCACGACAAACTGGGCATGGCGTAGCAGCGTGTCCTCAGTGAACCGGTTGAAGTTgaggccagcagggggcactgtGGTCTATGGACCAAAAAGCAAGCTGTGGACATGACCATTAACTACTGTGTGAAGGAAGGAAAACCTGTAACATGGAGAGAACTTACCTCTATCTTGTTGAGCAGGTCCTCATAGGTGGTATCTTGGTTCTTTTGGAGGAACTCAACCACAATCTTGCTCATG
Protein-coding regions in this window:
- the dnmt1 gene encoding DNA (cytosine-5)-methyltransferase 1 isoform X1; the encoded protein is MPARTSLCLPEDVRERLQVLEQDGDGLSDEVRVKEKLGLLQEFLLADTQDQLKSLEVKLKNSELSDEGYTSAVKALLKQVLCLEKDGEGAEKNGQANGFTENGSSEAQGESGTAMDTQGEGEAIKSPSAPKARGGRRSKPDLETNKSQSSRLTRNSGKQQPSILSMFSRVPKRKSDEVDGDATNGNAEEKIDEGDSVEEAREEKRLKVESDEKPTTRNSGSEAKPATPAKNPPPKCSDCRQYLDDSDLKFFQGDPDDALDEPEMLTDERLSLFDSNEDGFESYEELPQHKITNFSVYDKRGHLCPFDSGLIEKNIELYFSCSVKPIYDDNPCMDGGVPAKKLGPINAWWITGFDGGEKALIGFTTAFADYILMEPSEEYSYIFALMQEKIYMSKIVVEFLQKNQDTTYEDLLNKIETTVPPAGLNFNRFTEDTLLRHAQFVVEQVESYDEAGDSDEQPIIVTPCMRDLIKLAGVTLGKSMLLYWRAARRQAVRHPTKIEKDNKGPTKATTTKLVYQIFDTFFSDQIDQNDKDGGAKRQRCGVCEVCQAPDCGKCPACKDMVKFGGSGRNKQGCHKRRCPNLALKEADEDDNVDEDLPILKSDSKKMSQAKKKKQNKSKISWVGEQVEGKKGYYMKVSLDNEVLEVGDCVSVSPDDPSKPLYLARITALWDGEEKMFHAHWFCRGTDTVLGESSDPLEIFLVDECEDMPLSYIHGKVNVLYKAPSENWFMEGGVDDDMKVIEDDGKSFFYQLWHESEFARFETPPEVTPSEDSKYTFCASCTRAAERAEQETPRAFEPLEEGDSKTYYALACLKGEQYRVGDGVYLLPDKFSFGVKAASPVKRSHRKDFVDEELYPEYYRKSSDYIKGSNLDAPEPFRVGRIKEIYCSHKRSNNKTSTSEVKLRLYKFYRPENTHKGLKAGYHTDINQLYWSDEEVAVDMADLQGRCRVEYGEDLVESVQEYSSGGPDRFYFLEAYNYRTKSFEDPPNHARGVVNKGKGKGKGKGKGKGKSAGSSQDSADQENKEAKVPKLRTLDVFSGCGGLSEGFHQAGISETLWAIEMWDPAAQAFRLNNPGTTVFTEDCNVLLKLVMSGEKTNSLGQKLPQKGDVEMLCGGPPCQGFSGMNRFNSRTYSKFKNSLVVSYLSYCDYYRPKFFLLENVRNFVSFKRSMVLKLTLRCLVRMGYQCTFGVLQAGQYGVAQTRRRAIILAAAPGEKLPRYPEPLHVFAPRACSLSVVVDDKKYVSNVTRGNGGIYRTITVRDTMSDLPEIRNGAAALEISYNGEPQSWFQRQIRGSQYQPILRDHICKDMSALVAARMRHIPLAPGSDWRDLPNIEVRLKDGTMTKKLRYTHPDKKNGRSSTGALRGVCTCAGGKPCDPADRQFNTLIPWCLPHTGNRHNHWAGLYGRLEWDGFFSTTVTNPEPMGKQGRVLHAEQHRVVSVRECARSQGFPDTYRFFGNILDKHRQVGNAVPPPLAKAIGLEIKKCVQERVKEGESDPVKQEKMEISE
- the dnmt1 gene encoding DNA (cytosine-5)-methyltransferase 1 isoform X2, producing the protein MPARTSLCLPEDVRERLQVLEQDGDGLSDEVRVKEKLGLLQEFLLADTQDQLKSLEVKLKNSELSDEGYTSAVKALLKQVLCLEKDGEGAEKNGQANGFTENGSSEAQGESGTAMDTQGEGEAIKSPSAPKARGGRRSKPDLETNKSQSSRLTRNSGKQQPSILSMFSRVPKRKSDEVDGDATNGNAEEKIDEGDSVEEAREEKRLKVESDEKPTTRNSGSEAKPATPAKNPPPKCSDCRQYLDDSDLKFFQGDPDDALDEPEMLTDERLSLFDSNEDGFESYEELPQHKITNFSVYDKRGHLCPFDSGLIEKNIELYFSCSVKPIYDDNPCMDGGVPAKKLGPINAWWITGFDGGEKALIGFTTAFADYILMEPSEEYSYIFALMQEKIYMSKIVVEFLQKNQDTTYEDLLNKIETTVPPAGLNFNRFTEDTLLRHAQFVVEQVESYDEAGDSDEQPIIVTPCMRDLIKLAGVTLGKRRAARRQAVRHPTKIEKDNKGPTKATTTKLVYQIFDTFFSDQIDQNDKDGGAKRQRCGVCEVCQAPDCGKCPACKDMVKFGGSGRNKQGCHKRRCPNLALKEADEDDNVDEDLPILKSDSKKMSQAKKKKQNKSKISWVGEQVEGKKGYYMKVSLDNEVLEVGDCVSVSPDDPSKPLYLARITALWDGEEKMFHAHWFCRGTDTVLGESSDPLEIFLVDECEDMPLSYIHGKVNVLYKAPSENWFMEGGVDDDMKVIEDDGKSFFYQLWHESEFARFETPPEVTPSEDSKYTFCASCTRAAERAEQETPRAFEPLEEGDSKTYYALACLKGEQYRVGDGVYLLPDKFSFGVKAASPVKRSHRKDFVDEELYPEYYRKSSDYIKGSNLDAPEPFRVGRIKEIYCSHKRSNNKTSTSEVKLRLYKFYRPENTHKGLKAGYHTDINQLYWSDEEVAVDMADLQGRCRVEYGEDLVESVQEYSSGGPDRFYFLEAYNYRTKSFEDPPNHARGVVNKGKGKGKGKGKGKGKSAGSSQDSADQENKEAKVPKLRTLDVFSGCGGLSEGFHQAGISETLWAIEMWDPAAQAFRLNNPGTTVFTEDCNVLLKLVMSGEKTNSLGQKLPQKGDVEMLCGGPPCQGFSGMNRFNSRTYSKFKNSLVVSYLSYCDYYRPKFFLLENVRNFVSFKRSMVLKLTLRCLVRMGYQCTFGVLQAGQYGVAQTRRRAIILAAAPGEKLPRYPEPLHVFAPRACSLSVVVDDKKYVSNVTRGNGGIYRTITVRDTMSDLPEIRNGAAALEISYNGEPQSWFQRQIRGSQYQPILRDHICKDMSALVAARMRHIPLAPGSDWRDLPNIEVRLKDGTMTKKLRYTHPDKKNGRSSTGALRGVCTCAGGKPCDPADRQFNTLIPWCLPHTGNRHNHWAGLYGRLEWDGFFSTTVTNPEPMGKQGRVLHAEQHRVVSVRECARSQGFPDTYRFFGNILDKHRQVGNAVPPPLAKAIGLEIKKCVQERVKEGESDPVKQEKMEISE